A stretch of DNA from Cannabis sativa cultivar Pink pepper isolate KNU-18-1 chromosome X, ASM2916894v1, whole genome shotgun sequence:
TAAAAAAATTAGGagacatgatttgatacatatcaaagtttagaGAGTAAAAATCTTTATTagcctaaaaataaaatataacatttgatttttattttgcatattttattagattatagtttatttaagatttaagatagttttatttttgcatgaaatattaaatatttgaaaaaatatgtattatatataataagataAGATGAGATTGCACTaaatatgtttttcttttttccaatATTCAATTCATTACACAAttatgaatttcaaaatttcaattaaGGATGGGGCCATGTTGATTGAGTAGGTTTTAAACACTCCTAAGTCCTAACTCAAGATgattaatgataaaataaaccTAAGAACCCAAATAGTGCTCACTATGTAgagattattattttattttttcatttaatgcaATTGATttcataatattatttttcttttgcccacatttttttttttaagattttataatattattttaatgcagtTGAGTATTCCAATTTGATACATTCTCTTCTTGCCTCTTATTTATTACAATATTTCTAAACTTTATGTAATTTTactttcttatttaatttttgttcaTTGTGATTATTTCTTTTGATTCCAAATCTATAAAGAGAAAAGAATCCTCAATGATGAAATATTCCTGTAAATTGAAAGGTGGTCAAAGACAAGTTCATcccataatttttttatttttattttcaaatgattattattttaaaatattttatgtcTACTTTAATTTGGTTTGAAAAGGGCcttgtttcaattttttttgttacttttaaTTAGtggatttttttgtttttcttttttgaaacaAATTTGATTAGTGGTTGTTGGTgcaaatactttttttttttattttcaattatataGGTTGATCTCTCCttataaaaattcaaatatatattaagttaatattgtacgtataatttttttaattaagtaatgttaagtgtaatatatttaagtttaattttttaattaaataatgtattattttttattttaaaataaagtttgagatttcgatttttgaattttttatttttatttttaaatatacataataaataaaaaaacattctATTAAAGTTAAcataaaaaaccaaaaaactaAACCCGTTAAACTAAAAGCTCTATTACATAACTATATTTTatatagattatatatatataggttgatctctttctttctctctctattttttttattattcatcTTTTATGTTTTACAATCTAtttagttacattttttttcttttgttaccACTAGTTAGTAGTTAGCATTTGgtttatcttaatttttttggttacatttttttttctatttaagattgcttagtttttttttttttttttgtaaggattTCACTTCACTTGATTTAATGCTTATCATTGTTTTCACATATTTGTAGTTATAGACATAGACATAATTTAGTAATTTCATTTTCACATATGAGATTGGCCTTAGATAATAACAAAGTTATAGAGCTCTCTAAGAAAATAGCTTTTTTAAAAATTGCTAAGAGAAGtatgtatttttaaatattgttgGATCTCAAGGCTTAGTGGACCCTAGGCACAGGCATTGGTCGCCTTAGCCAGCCCAAGAACAATCCTCTCATCCTCACAATGGGGAGGgataagttaaaaaataattattttttgtatctattaatcaaaaatacccttatattatattttattaaaatatacccaaATTTTAGTGGGTTGTCCAATATACCTTCATTCTCTACTTAAATctagcatataatttatattaacttAAAGGGTCTAATGgggacatcatctataaaagtgagtatatcttaaaagatataaaaatggaagtaaaaatttaaacaagtaaaataatatagatatacaatgtaatttctCCTAATGAGGAGGTTTTTAAGGTTCCacttaaaagataaaataatatataatatgtatattcAAAATAATGTTGTTTCCTCCAAAATTAGAATAATGGGCCTGGGCTAAGGCAAGTTAAGCCCGCGCTTAGGACCATCCAACCCAAGATCTTAAAtattttccatttaaaattatatatatattttttagtaattttcaaaaatactacttatttttcaaatacaaggttcaataatttttttttcttaaagtcCACCCAATCTTAGGGCCTGCCTTaaatacacataaagtttaaataaatCTATATTGTGAACTAAGATGATATGTTCCATGTGTAACTTATTTTAGGTTTAATCAAAACATGGAGTTTGTAAAATGTAACTAATTTATGTGTTGTTATGATTTttaaacaatataatttttaacaagttttatagttaaaaaaaaaaaactacaaagaATTTATCAAAttatacacaaaaacaaccttgaCCATCAAGATagaattttctaagtatagGAAGACCTAAGACATATGTCAAATTGTTTCTTTTACctctttacatttttttttcacacaaCCCTAACTTTAAGCCTTTCGGTTCAAATTTCAATCCtacttgttttttgtttttgaaggTCATgccaaaaaaatgaaataaaattaaaacaatataccaaatatagtaagaagaaaaaaaaacaagaaatttCTATCATCAACAGAAATCAAACATCTTTTATCTTAAACATATGTACTTGTATATATAAACTAAACCTTAGTAATGGGAAGGACAATTCCAAATACCGAAATTCATATAATCAATCCAATCTTATCCATTTCAATCCTTGCAGTTGGAATGGCCGCCGCAATAGCTATAATCAGTGGTCTATGTGGTGTTAAATATCGTAAAaaatcatcatcaccatcaccATCGTTATCTTTGTCTCCTTCATCGTCAACTAAACAAGAAAACAATGAAGACATAATATTGGATTCACCATCACCGccacattcttctttttttcctttctctCATCAAGATGTAGAGCTACACGAAAATAAAGCACAAGATACTAGTTATAATAATAGAAAAGATGAGGCGTCATTTAATCCAAAGAAAGTGATGAGAGGAACGTATTCATTCAAAGAATTGAAGAAGACGATAACAGCTGGTTCATCGAGCATAAAAGTGAGAAGAAGTTTGTCTTTAATTGCTAGAGGTCGACCAGAGAGTCAAATTAAAAATGAGGATACGATAAATAGTAGTAGTAACGACGATACTACTAAGAAAAAAGGGAAGAGGAAGATGGATCATCAAGAATCGATTTGGATGAAGACAATCATTTTAGGGGAAAAGTGTAAAGTTTCAGATGAGGAAGAAGAAGCTGTGATTTATGAGCGAAAAGGAAAGAAAATCTCTGCATACCATCCTAGAACGGGGAGTTCTTTGTCCATTTCTAGGCAATCATCGTTCATTAATCAAGATCATACTCTAGTTTCTTGTTCTTCAAGATCATAAACATTATGATGCATTTCAAGTATATATGCATTTAATCTTTATTGCATTATTCTCataacttatttcattttatttttaattcttccATTTAATAAAAGGAAAATTGAGAAGGAAAAAGAAACTTGTATTTCATGCAAATTCATATGAACAAATTAAATGTACACGCAtaacaaataaacaaattatACAACATGAAATTAAGTTGGGGAATATCTATCTATATGGAATGTTgtgtaaaattaattttgtgaaTTTTATCTCAACATGAtaattaatatgaaaaaaaaaacatttaacaTGCAACATGTACTGGTGGATAGTTTCATCAATGGAATTTTGTGTTTAGTgtgattaaatttatttaaaacaaaaataattttataaacttTGTATTTTCCACTTACATTATTATCTTTTTCattgaattttattatatatataataaaataaaattttgaagataacattaaaaatattttcatttatttttcattaatcaaatataggacataaaaaatattttcatttatttttcattaatcaaatataggacataaaaaaaaaatatatctatctATTTTTCATGAACATAAAAATCTATCTATTCTAGTTAAACtactctacttttttttttttctcattttttaatttatattaattaataaacaaatatttCATTATCTCTCTTTAGGTTTAGTCGTGATTGTAAACAATTAATTCCTTATATGATTGGAGTCTCTTTAGTGTTTATTTATCAGTTACCAAACATTAACTCATAAATTTGTAAGAGCTTCTCATTTTCTTCAAATTGAAATTTCAAAAAAGTATTATTCCCGCTGAATTTATGTCTACGTTGTTATACAATTTATCTTCATTAACAAAAgttattttccttttaaaaaaaattcaaatacttCTCCAATTACCATTTAtaaaaaggattttttttttcatttttacatttaaaatatttttatagaaatttaCATAACAATAAATCCAAAAGagtaaaaagtaaaagaaataataaaaatatagtgGTAATTCccctataaaattaaaattttaaattaattaattttttaaaagtattaaaataatgagtaatttgcggcataaatacctaagtttaactcccaattgcaaataaatacctaagtttaatttttagcggtaataatacctaagttatactTTTGGAACTCTGTAGATACCTAACCGTTAAAATATTATGTcattatccacgtgtcatttttttattggtatattttaattaattttttttaaaaaaataaaaatttaatgacttggaccaattaggaattgccacgtggcaatttacttaacaATTAACACTCAGGTACCTATAAAAGTTCCagaattataacttaagtattattaccgccaaaaattaaacttaggtattaatttgcaactgaaagttaaacttaggtatttatgccgcaaattactctaaaataattaattaaaactaacattttttttattatttatttattagtttttaaaacacaagcGAAATTGTCGTTGATTTTAAAGGAAAAACCGAATATTCCGTTTCTATATTTTGTTTTCCACAAACGTTAATTTTCAGATTCTTTAATCAAAAGGCCCAGAAAAAACCCTCTTCTTCCCGCGACCCCGGAGATTCACTTCACTTTCCTCTGACCCAGTCAAAGTTCCAATCTTTATAGGTTATATCAATCAAACATCGACAAATCTCATCTTTGGGTATTTGTGATTTCGCCTCAATTTGATGGCTTTATCCCTTTTAACAAAAGGGTTTGTGTCAAATTGATCGTTCTATTGAATTTTGATCCAAAGTTCTTATTTTTAGGTTTCTCATCTGTTGTTGAAACTTAAAAAGTTGAAACCTTGAATGTATCTTATTACAATTGAAGAACAATCTTGGCTTGTGAACTTGCCCAAATTGTTTCTGGGTGTTCTCAGGCCTCTTCAATTGTCTTTTGAGCTAAAACCATTCTCTTCTTATTGTGTTAAGAGAGATAGGTGGGATCTAGTGTTGTTTTCTTTACAGGGTGGTTGATCAACAAAACTTGTCTTTTAGAATGGGTTCTACACAAAGGTCTACATTGGGGTTGGTTGATCATGGTGGTTCAACTTCAACCTCACATGAAAAGGCTTCTTCTTACATTGATAATATGCCAGTTTATGTTAAGGAATTGATTGCTGGAGGAGCTGCAGGGGCGTTTGCGAAGACGGCAGTTGCGCCATTGGAACGGATTAAGATTTTATTGCAGGTGAAATATTGGTTAAATTGTACTTTGAATGAATGTTATTGTTTGTGTTTGGTGATTAAGCTTTATGTTATTACCACTTGATCATGAGCAGAGAATAATTTGTAGATGGATGCTTTGGAATTGAGTTTTACCTTTAGTAATGGAAATTAGGAAAAGGTTTAGGGAAAGAGCATATCTAATTGTTACAAATGATTGATTTTAACCAATTGGTATTAGGTTCGAATCATACTTGAGGAGATTTGATTCATTCCGAATTAGAATTTGAAATGAAAGGATTCACTTTAATCGTTGAGAGAGTAGATACTATTGCTCATAGCATTCAGAATGATTGATTTTTGTGGTTTGCTCTCATAAGGTCTTAGGTTCGAGTCCCTCCTCGGTACCTACATAGCACTTGTTATATTTTACAGTTCCCAAAATATTGTAGAGTTAGGCCGGGATTctagtttttttgttttaagaTAGATTTGTTAATGTTGCCATATGTTTAAGATGGATTTTACATTCAAAATTTTGCTTCTATTGCATCATATTTCCTCATATCACATTCTTGTGGTTTGCTCTCACTAGGTCTTAAGTTCGAGTCCCTCCTCGGGTACCTACATCGCATTTGTTATAGTTTCCTCATGCCCAAATATTGTAGGGTTAGGTGGGGatcctaattttttattttttttcaaaaaagaacaaattatttttcttagttAATTACAATGATTTGTTAATGTTGTCATATGTTTAAGATGGATTTTACATACAAAATTTTGCTTGTATTTTTCTCTTGTAGACAAGGACAAATGGGTTCCAATCTCTTGGGGTGCATCAATCTTTGAAGAAGTTATTAAAGCATGAAGGTGTTAAGGGATTCTATAAGTAAGTTTGttattaatttgtataatttccttatcttttgttatatattttaaatgtcATTCAAGAATTTTCCATGTGTTATGTTTGTTCTTCAGGGGAAATGGTGCTAGTGTTATTCGTATAGTTCCTTATGCAGCCTTACATTACATGACCTATGAGCAATATAGGTCTTGGATTCTGAATCATTATCCCATTTTAGGATCAGGGACTCATATCGATCTCTTAGCCGGTGCAGCATCGGGAGGAACAGCTGTTTTGTGCACATATCCCTTGGACCTCGCTCGTACAAGACTCGCTTACCAGGTTAGACTTAGACTTATTTAGTTAGATTTCAGTATAGTATTTGGCTGTAAATATTGAAGTGGCAATGAAAGTTTATTTGAGGCTGATATGATTGTTTTTCGGGTTGTGAATTCTCAAATCTTAGAACAATTTATAGCTCAATTTTTTTCAAGTAGTTATTTCTTAATTTGGTAACTATTTTTATCCTCAAGGGATGATCTAGTTGTTGTAAGGAGTATTGATAGGCATTTATTTCAGAGCGTTTTGTAAAAATAgccttcatgaaattttttattagtaacataattttctgaaaatttttattaacaaaataaccATGTTTGGTTGCACGAGCGATCAAAAGTTACACTATACAATTTCAAGTTCTTAGTTTGGTAAATTTCCCTTTCGTTCCAAGGTTCGAATTCCCAGAGTCTCAAAAATCTCAGGGGCCAATGGGAGATCGTCTTGGTAACTGCAAGGGCCAAGTCTTTTATCTATGGTTTTCCCGTCTGTTGTACTCTTTCCATTTTGGTAGTTTGGTTGTCCATTCTCATTATATACTCTTTTTTGTTTATCATTTCGATTAAATTCGTTATGGCTATGTAGGTTGTGGACACTAGAGGAAGCTTAGAGTATGGTACAAAGGGTTTTCAATCTCAAACTGCTTACAAAGGCATAAAAGATGTGCTTTTCAGCGTTTACAAAGAAGGGGGAGCCCGTGGCCTGTACAGAGGTGTTGGTACGTGTGTTTTTACATATTCTCTTCTTATTTGATACCAAATATTATATAATGCTCTTCTGATTCTAGTTTTTATGTTGAATAGGTCCAACACTCATTGGAATCCTCCCTTATGCCGGTTTGAAGTTTTACATATACGAAGAGCTTAAGGGGCATGTTCCACAAGATTACGAGAACTCCATCACTATGCGCCTTTCTTGTGGCGCTTTAGCTGGATTATTCGGACAGACTTTCACTTACCCGTTAGATGTTGTTAGGAggcaaatgcaggtattgtcaCATTTCGAAAACTCACTCCTTTTTATTAGATGAATTTGTTGGGCTAATGAAGAGCATTATATTAGAATCATTGTTAAGTCTATAAATTAGAGATTTATACTCAGCTCATCTTTATCCAGCAAATTTGAGCCATGGCCACAGCAAGAGGCAGATGATAAACTGATTTGAAGTTGTTTCTTCTGTTGGCGCTGAGGTCATGATAAACTATGATGATAAAATTAATAGAAGTTTATAAAGAAAGTAGGATTTCGAGTTTTAATCATTAGCTTTTGGATTCAATTTCAGGTTGGAAATCGATCGAAAACTACTCAAGGTGGTGATCCCGGATCCAAGAACACATTGGAAGGGCTTACCACTATTGTTCGTAAGCAAGGGTGGAGACAGTTGTTTGCAGGCTTAAGCATTAACTATATCAAGGTGATTTTTCTCGATCATAATTATAATCACTAATGTCTATAACTCAGAGTCGTTAAACCAAATAGGGGTAGCTCACATGGTCAAGCATCTTTGCTGCTTCCTTCAAATCCCCTCCTCGTGGAAATCGTAGGATTAGGCGAGAAGCCtagttatttaagattatttCTCGGTCATAGTCATAATCACCAATGTCCATAACTCAGAGTCCCAACAAGAGTAGCTCAAATGGTCAAACATATGATTTGCTGCTTCCTTCAAATCTCCTATGGGAATCGTAGGATTAAGCGAGAAGCCTAGTCATTTAAGATTATTTCTTGATCATAATCACAATCACTAATGTCCATAACTTAGAGTCGTTAAACCCATTAGGGGTGGCTCAAATGGTCAAACATGTGGTTTGCTATTTCCTTCAAATCTCGTGTGGGAATTGTAGGATTCGGCGAGAAGGTTAGTCATTTAAGATTATTTCTTGGTGATAATTGTAATCACTAATGTCCATAACTTAGAGTTGTTAAGCCTAACAGGGGTAGCTCAAATGGTCAAGCATGTGGTTTGCTGCTTCCTTCAAGATAAGCCTAGTCATTATAGATTATTTCAGTCATAATCACAAATGTCTATAACTTAGAGTCGTTAAACCCAACAGGGATAGCTCAAATGGTCAAACATGTGGTTTGTGCTTCCTTCAAATCCCCTCGTGGGAATCGTAGGATTAGGCGAGAAGCCTAATTATCAAAGATTATTTTGTTCATTCATTCAATACCACAAGAGAGTTAAGCTTAGTTCACCTTAGTCATGTGATTGCTTTATTTTATCTTTATGATGATTAGGTTGAAGCTCATATTTGCCATGTGATtgctttctttttcaattttcttgctTACTTACTGATAAATCGTGCTTGTAGATTGTTCCATCGGTGGCTATCGGTTTTACTGCATACGACACAATGAAGTTTTGGCTGCGTGTTCCGCCCCGACAGAAGTCTCAACCAACTTCCTCAGCATGATTGTTCCAACAATTTTGAGTATTTGTCATAGttctttattttgttataaaataataaaatggttAATAATTGGAAgataaattttagttttgtccttctttggaatTCTTTATTGTGTAAATTAGTGGTGGAAATTGTCTAATTGTTCTAACTAATCCTTTAGTTAAATAgtaatgatatatataattaacataGTTGATATCATATGTTAtgtttagtttatttatttatttaatttaatttttcttctctgctgtatttatatttttttgttacttttatgtgatttttttattttttctaatagaaTACcgttaaatgtaaaaaaaaaaaactttaaacgtaaaaatgtaaaatttttataaaaattggtattttatgtaattattcaaatatattaaataaataacatataatatttttaagcaAATACTTCCATTATTTTCTAagatgtatattattattattattataattattgttgttgttgttattgaaCATGTCACACCATGAAATTTTTAGCAACAAGGATCTTTTGGTTGAAATTTTCATTCGAGTTGATGATAGCAAATTCGTGATTCGATTTAGCAATGTCTGTATGTAGGGTTGTTTGTAAAGTATTCGATTAGATTTAATCTGCACGATACAATCCAATCtataaaaaatgaatatttgTATTTGTGCatattagattggattgaaaaatttgaaatccacaTTAATATTCgattgaattggattaatttTTGGT
This window harbors:
- the LOC133032625 gene encoding uncharacterized protein LOC133032625, coding for MGRTIPNTEIHIINPILSISILAVGMAAAIAIISGLCGVKYRKKSSSPSPSLSLSPSSSTKQENNEDIILDSPSPPHSSFFPFSHQDVELHENKAQDTSYNNRKDEASFNPKKVMRGTYSFKELKKTITAGSSSIKVRRSLSLIARGRPESQIKNEDTINSSSNDDTTKKKGKRKMDHQESIWMKTIILGEKCKVSDEEEEAVIYERKGKKISAYHPRTGSSLSISRQSSFINQDHTLVSCSSRS
- the LOC115706814 gene encoding mitochondrial carrier protein CoAc1 isoform X1, with protein sequence MGSTQRSTLGLVDHGGSTSTSHEKASSYIDNMPVYVKELIAGGAAGAFAKTAVAPLERIKILLQTRTNGFQSLGVHQSLKKLLKHEGVKGFYKGNGASVIRIVPYAALHYMTYEQYRSWILNHYPILGSGTHIDLLAGAASGGTAVLCTYPLDLARTRLAYQVVDTRGSLEYGTKGFQSQTAYKGIKDVLFSVYKEGGARGLYRGVGPTLIGILPYAGLKFYIYEELKGHVPQDYENSITMRLSCGALAGLFGQTFTYPLDVVRRQMQVGNRSKTTQGGDPGSKNTLEGLTTIVRKQGWRQLFAGLSINYIKIVPSVAIGFTAYDTMKFWLRVPPRQKSQPTSSA
- the LOC115706814 gene encoding mitochondrial carrier protein CoAc1 isoform X2, whose translation is MTYEQYRSWILNHYPILGSGTHIDLLAGAASGGTAVLCTYPLDLARTRLAYQVVDTRGSLEYGTKGFQSQTAYKGIKDVLFSVYKEGGARGLYRGVGPTLIGILPYAGLKFYIYEELKGHVPQDYENSITMRLSCGALAGLFGQTFTYPLDVVRRQMQVGNRSKTTQGGDPGSKNTLEGLTTIVRKQGWRQLFAGLSINYIKIVPSVAIGFTAYDTMKFWLRVPPRQKSQPTSSA